A window of the Ogataea parapolymorpha DL-1 chromosome V, whole genome shotgun sequence genome harbors these coding sequences:
- a CDS encoding Zeta subunit of the coatomer complex (COPI) gives MPFDVSLYSIQAVILLDNTGKRLFAKYYHPPHGQATDELATNEKKQFSFESNLFGKTYKQNSDIILFENKVVVYREFADVIIYMVGDLNQNETLMYNVLQGLVGALEIILRNQVDKKSIQENYDMTILAIDETVDDGIVLETDPSVIASRVSKPPTEDVANIKIDLSEKGLLNAFNFARKNISDRLQQGF, from the coding sequence ATGCCATTTGACGTTTCTCTTTATTCGATACAGGCCGTTATTCTACTGGATAATACTGGCAAGCGCCTTTTTGCCAAGTACTACCATCCACCACACGGCCAGGCcacagacgagctggccacgaacgaaaaaaaacaattcAGTTTCGAAAGCAATCTGTTCGGCAAGACATACAAGCAAAACTCCGACATTATACTCTTCGAGAACAAGGTGGTAGTGTATAGAGAATTTGCAGACGTGATTATATATATGGTTGGCGATCTGAATCAGAACGAGACTTTAATGTACAACGTTCTGCAAGGACTGGTGGGGGCCCTGGAGATCATTCTGAGAAACCAAGTCGACAAAAAATCCATACAAGAGAACTACGACATGACGATCCTGGCGATTGATGAAACCGTGGACGACGGAATTGTGCTGGAGACCGATCCGAGTGTTATTGCATCCAGAGTGTCCAAGCCTCCTACCGAGGACGTGGCCAACATCAAGATTGATCTTTCCGAGAAGGGCCTGCTCAACGCTTTCAACTttgccagaaaaaacaTTTCTGACCGCTTACAACAAGGTTTCTAG
- a CDS encoding 1,3-beta-glucan synthase component FKS1, producing the protein MSYNRQLKLISDGSSSEEDDDDLLNYTYGRARAYRSNAYDLRDETDEERSTGNCSVSPILNSPLSEKTTQPFSAFKTPYLNTSRWNNIDRLGDVFGVKSFAQAENPGETLAERGLTDLYENYYDPYPSWAPDDEVPITKQRIESIFIHLSRIFGFQHDNTKNMYDYLMRMLDSRAARMGPATALRTLHADYIGGLNANYRKWYFGSQMDIDDTIGFANQKSKNINYSLDDSQLRWSQTMNSFLPEDCVIQLALYLLCWGEANNIRFMPECLCFIFKCCADIFYSLEFTKEIQPITNSFLDHAITPLYNYYRDQLYEKIGDKWILRDKDHAKIIGYDDINQLFWYRKGLEKIRLDSKEKLMDYLPCERFLYLNRIVWKKAFQKTYQEHRTWAHILVNFNRIWNIHIGVFWYYTCFNSYTFYTEDYDPSRDNQPSVSATLSALSLAGCVVSFINLISLLGEAIFVPRNWIGAQSVFWRFLLTLTFFAVNLCPSLYIFLWSDMSVDNPISLAISISQFLFSIFIVIYQSVVPLSSLAGNVRSERRRHHLPAKYFTDSFHELKGKNLLASYGLWAGVLISKFVESYFFLTLSLRDPVRELSVMKLNRCVGEQYFGSILCERQASIILVLMILTDLLLFFLDTYLWYIVWNVAFSVCRSFYCGVSIWTPWRNMFVRLPKRIASKILSQQSISASNVSKRKAMVCQIWNSIVVSMYREHLLSIDHLQNLIYQQATTADGHVLLTEPRFFMEQEDGESPHKKEEVLDPNSEASRRLTFFAHSLSTPIPKPLPIDQMPTFSVLIPHHSEKITLSLQEIIKKEDEYSNVTLLEYLKQLYPLEWHNFVRDTKLLAKESELNTGNASAEANNDLAFYSVGFKAATPEYILRTRVWASLRSQTLYRTVSGFMNYSRALKLLYAAENLDTPTEEQKMEEASVVAQRKFRIVVSLQKLKDFNAEQDECKEFLLRTYPELQIAYIDYDLDPETNELNYYSTLIDGSCDILENGARKPKYRIKLSGNPILGDGKSDNQNHSLIFCRGEYIQLIDANQDNYLEECIKIRSILAEFEELTPPIDPYLEPIENISESLLFPKNPVAIIGTREYIFSENIGVLGDVAAGKEQTFGTLFARTLAYVGGKLHYGHPDFLNSIFMTTRGGVSKSQKGLHLNEDIYAGMNALLRGGRIKHCEYFQCGKGRDLGFGSILNFTTKIGAGMGEQMLSREYFYLGTQLPLDRFLSFYYAHPGFHLNNVFILLSLKMFMLFCINLAALTNDSIICEYDKDRPITDLRLPAGCVSLIPVIAWVQRCILSIFIVFSISFLPLCVQELTERGIWKCFTRISRHFASMSPFFEVFVCRIYAQSLVNDLAIGGAKYIATGRGFSTIRVSFSVLYSRFCFESLYFASTMFLMLLYCSLVMWNVALLYFWCTAIALFLSPFLFNPNQFQFTEFFVDYKNFLTWLTSGNSFYKKDSWVTHVRSSRMQLTGAKRKKLGKGNDNLESDFKRPSFLAALITQVGSRLLVAMIVIVAYLFANSQNEDISGPPSNSILRLAVITLGPIVINVGILLALFPISTILGPLLSHMFKKFPDFIANIAHILACVNHFAFFEFMLLCQNWDISKSILGICASFLLQSVIFKLLTIVFLSREFKHDKSNRSWWSGKWLTSGLGCHTLTQPGREFICKVIELSVFACDLVTSHFILVCLFPFLFVPYIDSCHSYLLLWLKPRNQIRRPVFSPGKRRARTKITVAYFVLLMLILVVFVLLIACPIILARTYGVDFDDYLPEIIGVLLQPEEIINKRKGLKNYSSPKKHS; encoded by the exons ATGTCTTACAACAGGCAACTAAAGTTGATCTCTGATGGGTCCTCCAGtgaggaagacgacgacgatctgCTCAACTACACTTATGGGCGGGCCAGAGCGTATAGGTCTAACGCCTACGATTTGAGAGACGAGACCGATGAGGAGAGAAGTACCGGAAACT GCTCTGTTTCCCCAATCCTGAATTCTCCGTTGAGCGAGAAAACTACCCAGCCTTTCAGTGCTTTCAAAACACCCTACCTAAACACTAGCAGATGGAACAACATTGATAGACTAGGTGATGTTTTTGGAGTCAAAAGCTTTGCTCAGGCCGAAAATCCTGGTGAGACCCTGGCAGAGAGAGGTCTCACAGATCTCTATGAAAACTATTATGATCCCTACCCTTCTTGGGCCCCTGATGATGAGGTCCCCATTACAAAACAGCGCATTGAGTCCATCTTCATTCATTTATCTCGAATCTTTGGGTTCCAACACGACAATACCAAAAACATGTACGATTACTTGATGCGAATGCTAGATtccagagcagcaagaATGGGACCTGCGACCGCACTCCGAACTTTACATGCTGACTATATTGGTGGATTAAACGCGAATTACAGAAAATGGTACTTTGGCTCACAGATGGATATCGATGACACTATAGGATTTGCAAATCAGAAATCCAAGAACATTAACTACTCTTTGGATGATTCGCAACTAAGGTGGTCCCAAACAATGAACTCCTTCCTCCCTGAAGATTGTGTAATTCAATTAGCCCTTTATCTTCTTTGTTGGGGAGAAGCAAACAACATCAGATTTATGCCTGAATGTCTCTGCTTCATTTTCAAATGTTGTGCGGACATCTTCTACTCCTTAGAATTCACAAAGGAGATACAGCCCATCACAAATAGTTTCTTGGATCATGCTATTACACCATTATATAACTATTATCGTGATCAGCTATATGAGAAGATTGGAGATAAATGGATCTTGCGTGACAAAGATCACGCTAAAATCATAGGATACGACGACATAAATCAACTTTTCTGGTACCGCAAGGGCCTGGAGAAAATACGGCTGGATAGTAAGGAGAAGCTCATGGATTATCTGCCCTGTGAAAGGTTCCTTTACTTGAATAGAATTGTGTGGAAAAAGGCATTTCAGAAAACATATCAAGAACATAGAACTTGGGCTCACATTTTGGTCAACTTCAACAGAATCTGGAACATCCACATTGGTGTCTTCTGGTATTACACCTGTTTCAATTCTTACACTTTCTACACGGAAGACTACGACCCTTCCAGAGATAATCAGCCGAGCGTTTCAGCAACTTTGTCTGCATTGTCTTTGGCAGGATGTGTCGTCTCGTTCATAAATTTGATCTCTTTGCTAGGCGAAGCAATTTTCGTCCCCAGGAACTGGATAGGCGCACAATCGGTGTTTTGGAGATTCCTTCTAACTCTCACGTTTTTTGCGGTCAACCTGTGTCCATCACTTTACATCTTCCTTTGGTCAGATATGTCTGTTGATAATCCGATTAGCTTGGCTATTTCCATCAGTCAGTTTCTCTTTTCCATCTTTATCGTCATATATCAATCTGTTGTACCCTTGTCTTCTTTGGCCGGCAATGTCAGATCTGAAAGACGGAGACATCATCTTCCTGCGAAATACTTCACCGACTCCTTCCATGAGCTCAAAGGTAAGAACTTATTAGCTTCATACGGGCTATGGGCTGGAGTCCTAATCTCCAAGTTTGTTGAGTCATACTTCTTCTTAACTCTAAGCTTGAGAGACCCCGTTCGTGAACTAAGTGTGATGAAATTAAACAGATGTGTCGGCGAGCAATACTTCGGCTCAATTCTGTGTGAAAGGCAAGCATCAATCATTCTCGTGTTAATGATCCTTACAGATCTGCTGttgtttttccttgacACTTACCTCTGGTATATTGTCTGGAATGTTGCATTCTCCGTATGTCGCTCATTCTACTGCGGTGTATCAATATGGACCCCTTGGAGAAACATGTTCGTTCGGCTGCCAAAACGCATCGCATCCAAGATTCTTTCCCAACAGAGTATTTCCGCTAGCAATGTTTCCAAACGTAAAGCTATGGTTTGTCAAATATGGAACTCTATCGTGGTCTCGATGTACAGAGAGCATTTGCTGTCTATTGACcatcttcaaaatctcaTTTATCAGCAAGCCACCACTGCGGATGGGCATGTTCTGTTAACTGAGCCAAGGTTCTTTATGGAGCAGGAAGACGGTGAGAGTCCCCATaagaaagaagaagttCTTGATCCAAACTCAGAGGCAAGCAGGAGACTTACTTTTTTTGCACATTCTCTTTCCACCCCTATTCCCAAGCCATTACCAATAGATCAGATGCCAACTTTTTCGGTTCTCATTCCACATCACTCCGAGAAAATCACATTGTCTTTACAAGAGATCATAAAAAAGGAAGATGAATACTCGAACGTTACTCTGTTGGAGTACTTGAAACAGCTCTATCCTCTTGAATGGCATAATTTTGTGAGAGACACTAAGCTCTTGGCTAAAGAATCAGAACTCAACACAGGTAATGCGTCAGCTGAAGCGAATAACGATTTGGCTTTTTATTCAGTTGGTTTCAAAGCTGCTACCCCAGAATATATTCTACGAACTCGTGTTTGGGCCTCGTTGAGGTCTCAAACGCTGTATCGTACTGTATCTGGCTTCATGAATTATTCGCGGGCATTGAAGCTCTTGTATGCTGCTGAAAACTTAGACACGCCTACcgaagagcagaaaatggaaGAGGCAAGCGTAGTAGCACAACGAAAATTCAGAATTGTGGTTTCGctgcaaaaattgaaagaCTTTAATGCCGAACAAGACGAATGTAAAGAATTCCTATTGAGAACTTATCCCGAACTTCAGATTGCATATATTGATTACGATCTTGATCCTGAAACAAATGAACTGAATTATTATTCGACTTTGATCGACGGGAGCTGTGATATTCTTGAGAATGGAGCAAGGAAGCCCAAATACCGAATTAAACTATCTGGAAACCCAATTCTAGGTGACGGAAAGTCGGATAACCAAAATCattccttgattttctgcaGAGGAGAATACATTCAACTAATCGACGCCAATCAGGACAACTATTTGGAAGAGTGTATTAAGATCAGAAGTATACTTGCTgagtttgaggagcttACTCCACCAATCGATCCCTATCTCGAGCCTATCGAGAATATTAGTGAAAGCCttttgtttccaaagaatCCCGTTGCAATCATTGGAACGAGAGAGTATATTTTCTCAGAAAACATTGGAGTCCTCGGTGATGTGGCAGCCGGTAAAGAACAAACTTTTGGAACTCTGTTTGCCCGTACACTGGCTTATGTCGGAGGAAAGCTCCACTATGGGCACCCTGACTTTTTGAACTCTATTTTCATGACGACTAGAGGCGGTGTCTCGAAGTCGCAAAAAGGTCTGCATCTCAACGAGGACATTTATGCTGGCATGAATGCTCTATTgcgaggaggaagaatAAAACATTGTGAATATTTCCAGTGtggaaaaggaagagatcttggatttggatCAATTCTCAACTTTACAACTAAGATCGGAGCAGGAATGGGAGAACAAATGTTGTCACGTGAATATTTCTACCTGGGAACTCAATTGCCATTGGATAGGTTTCTTTCCTTCTATTATGCACATCCTGGCTTTCACCTGAACAATGTCTtcattcttctttctttgaaaatgtTCATGTTGTTCTGTATCAATCTGGCAGCATTGACAAATGACTCCATTATTTGTGAGTACGATAAGGATAGACCTATCACAGATTTGAGATTACCTGCAGGATGTGTCAGCCTTATTCCTGTCATCGCATGGGTGCAAAGATGTATCTTGTCGATCTTCATAGTCTTTTCCATTTCATTTCTTCCACTATGTGTCCAAGAACTGACGGAGAGAGGAATATGGAAATGCTTCACTCGGATTTCACGCCATTTTGCGTCCATGTCTCCATTCTTTGAGGTCTTTGTGTGCAGAATCTATGCTCAGTCGCTTGTTAATGATCTTGCAATTGGAGGTGCAAAGTATATTGCCACAGGAAGAGGGTTTTCTACCATAAGAGTTTCGTTCTCAGTTCTTTATAGCAGATTTTGCTTTGAGAGTCTTTATTTTGCCTCTACCATGTTCTTGATGCTTCTTTACTGCTCATTGGTCATGTGGAACGTCGCGCTGCTATATTTCTGGTGTACGGCAATTGCTCTCTTCTTGTCGCCATTCCTTTTCAATCCGAACCAGTTCCAATTCACCGAGTTTTTTGTTGATTACAAGAATTTCCTGACGTGGCTAACCAGCGGTAATTCTTTCTATAAGAAAGACTCCTGGGTGACACATGTCAGGAGTTCAAGAATGCAACTCACAGGtgcaaaaagaaaaaagtTGGGTAAAGGCAACGATAATCTAGAATCAGATTTCAAGCGTCCGTCTTTCTTAGCGGCATTGATAACTCAAGTGGGTTCTCGTCTGCTGGTTGCAATGATTGTAATCGTGGCCTACTTGTTTGCAAATTCACAAAATGAGGATATAAGTGGTCCTCCTTCGAACTCAATTCTAAGACTCGCTGTCATTACCTTGGGCCCAATTGTGATCAACGTGGGAATTCTGTTGGCCTTGTTCCCTATTTCGACAATTTTAGGGCCTTTGTTGAGCCACATGTTCAAGAAGTTCCCTGACTTCATAGCCAACATTGCCCATATCCTTGCATGTGTAAATCattttgcattttttgaGTTCATGTTGCTGTGTCAAAATTGGGACATCTCCAAATCGATTTTGGGAATCTGCGCTTCATTCCTTTTGCAAAGTGTTATCTTCAAGCTTCTTACTATTGTGTTCTTGAGCCGCGAATTCAAACATGATAAGTCCAATCGGTCGTGGtggtctggaaaatggtTGACGTCCGGCCTCGGCTGCCATACATTAACCCAGCCCGGAAGAGAGTTTATTTGCAAGGTTATTGAGCTTTCAGTTTTCGCGTGCGATTTGGTCACCTCTCATTTCATCTTGGTGTGCTTGTTCCCATTCTTGTTCGTCCCATATATCGATAGCTGTCATTCTTACCTCCTGCTATGGTTGAAGCCTCGAAATCAGATTAGAAGACCGGTCTTTTCACCCGGAAAGCGCAGGGCTCGAACAAAAATTACGGTTGCATATTTTGTGCTTTTGATGTTGATTCTGGTGGTATTTGTGCTCCTAATTG